A genomic region of Oryza glaberrima chromosome 1, OglaRS2, whole genome shotgun sequence contains the following coding sequences:
- the LOC127760531 gene encoding protein LOW PSII ACCUMULATION 1, chloroplastic, with protein sequence MAAAGASALRPHLALLPAGGGGGGGGGTRSYALQALSFVSPLLPHCGRRRRCVLRSKASSSPSPPPSPGKEAVAVPTAESCVNLGLELFSKGRVKDALEQFENALELNPNPVEAQAALYNKACCHAFREESNKAADCLRTALRDYNLKFGTILNDPDLAPFRASPEFKELQEEALRGGEDIGSGFRRDLKLISEVQAPFRGVRRFFYVALTAAAGISTFFTIPRLILAVQGGDGAPDLLETVGNAAINIGGIVVLVALYFWENKKEEQQITQISRNETLSRLPVRLSTNRIIELVQLRGITRPVILAGSKASITRAMQRAERYRTELLKRGVLLIPVIFGASQKTQSKPRGFGSSRSAASAPSVGDDFEKRTESIAAKSRLKAEERFKADIVSPEQWESWIRDQQESEGVTPGEDVYIILRLDGRVRRSGRGMPNWNDILQELPRLEELLSKLER encoded by the exons ATGGCGGCCGCCGGAGCATCGGCTCTCCGGCCACACCTcgcccttctccccgccggcggcggtggaggcggaggcggcggaaccCGTAGCTATGCCCTCCAAGCGCTATCCTTCGTCTCGCCCCTCCTCCCTCATTGCGGCCGACGACGCCGCTGCGTGCTCCGCTCCAAGGCCTCTTCGTCTCCGTCTCCCCCGCCATCGCCGGGGAAGGAGGCGGTGGCTGTCCCGACGGCGGAGTCGTGCGTCAACCTGGGACTCGAGCTCTTCTCCAAGGGCAGG GTGAAGGATGCTCTTGAACAATTTGAGAATGCCCTAGAGCTGAATCCAAATCCTGTTGAAGCCCAAGCAGCACTATACAATAAAGCATGCTGCCATGCATTTAG GGAAGAAAGCAACAAAGCTGCAGATTGCTTAAGGACAGCTCTGCGAGATTATAATCTCAAGTTTGGTACTATACTTAATGATCCTGACCTGGCACCATTCAGGGCATCACCGGAATTCAAGGAACTTCAAGAAGAG GCATTGCGTGGTGGAGAAGATATTGGTTCTGGGTTCCGAAGAGACCTGAAACTCATTAGTGAAGTACAAGCACCATTTCGTGGTGTCCGAAGGTTCTTTTATGTGGCGTTAACTGCAGCAGCTGGAATTTCAACATTCTTTACCATTCCTAGACTTATACTTGCAGTTCAAGGTGGCGATGGTGCCCCTGATCTGCTGGAAACTGTTGGGAATGCTGCCATCAATATTGGAG GTATTGTTGTGCTCGTGGCTTTGTATTTCTGGGAAAACAAGAAAGAAGAGCAGCAGATCACACAAATTTCTCGCAATGAAACCCTTTCAAGGTTACCTGTCCGCCTGTCAACCAATCGCATTATTGAGCTTGTGCAACTCCGGGGCATTACTAGGCCA GTTATACTGGCAGGTTCAAAAGCATCCATTACTCGAGCAATGCAAAGAGCTGAGAGATATCGGACCGAACTGCTGAAACGAGGTGTTCTTCTAATTCCTGTGATCTTTGGTGCTTCTCAGAAAACCCAAAGTAAGCCAAGAGGCTTTGGAAGTTCAAGATCTGCTGCATCAGCTCCTTCAGTTGGG GATGACTTTGAGAAGCGTACTGAATCTATTGCAGCGAAATCACGGTTAAAAGCTGAAGAGCGATTTAAGGCTGATATTGTCTCTCCTGAACAATGGGAAAG TTGGATACGTGACCAGCAAGAGTCTGAAGGTGTCACTCCCGGTGAAGATGTCTATATAATCCTCCGATTGGATGGTCGTGTCAGAAGATCTGGAAGA GGCATGCCAAATTGGAACGACATATTGCAGGAACTTCCACGACTTGAAGAACTGCTGAGCAAACTTGAACGTTGA
- the LOC127760525 gene encoding 40S ribosomal protein S4-like, translated as MARGLKKHLKRLNATKHWMLDKLGGAFAPKPSSGPHKSRECLPLILIIRNRLKYALTYREVISILMQRHVLVDGKVRTDKTYPAGFMDVISIPKTGENYRLLYDTKGRFRLQSVKDEDAKFKLCKVRSVQFGQKGIPYLNTYDGRTIRYPDPLIKANDTIKIDLETNKIVDFIKFDVGNVVMVTGGRNTGRVGVIKNREKHKGSFETIHVEDALGHAFATRLGNVFTIGKGNKPWVSLPKGKGIKLSIIEEQRKRDAAAQAAANA; from the exons ATG GCGAGGGGATTGAAGAAGCATCTCAAGAGGCTCAATGCGACCAAGCACTGGATGCTCGACAAGCTCGGCGGAGCTTTT GCCCCCAAGCCATCGTCTGGACCTCACAAGTCCAGGGAGTGCCTGCCCCTGATCCTCATCATCAGGAACAGGTTGAAGTATGCGCTGACATACCGTGAGGTTATCTCTATCCTGATGCAGCGGCATGTCTTGGTTGATGGGAAGGTCAGGACTGACAAGACCTACCCTGCTGGTTTCATGG ATGTGATATCCATTCCAAAGACTGGTGAGAACTACAGGCTTCTCTATGACACCAAGGGTCGCTTCCGCCTTCAGTCCGTCAAGGATGAGGATGCCAAG TTCAAGCTTTGCAAAGTTCGGTCTGTCCAGTTTGGACAGAAGGGCATTCCCTATCTGAACACCTATGATGGACGCACCATCCGCTACCCGGACCCTTTGATTAAGGCTAACGACACAATCAAGATTGATCTTGAGACCAACAAGATTGTTGACTTCATCAAGTTTGATGTGGGCAATGTCGTTATGGTCACAGGAGGGAGGAACACTGGTCGTGTTGGAGTAATTAAGAACAGGGAGAAGCACAAGGGCAGTTTTGAGACCATCCATGTGGAGGACGCATTGGGCCATGCCTTCGCCACCCGTCTGGGCAATGTGTTCACCATCGGCAAGGGCAACAAGCCATGGGTGTCTCTCCCTAAGGGCAAGGGTATCAAGCTCAGCATCATCGAGGAACAGAGGAAGCGAGATGCTGCTGCTCAGGCTGCTGCAAATGCTTAA